A stretch of Carnobacteriaceae bacterium zg-C25 DNA encodes these proteins:
- the radC gene encoding DNA repair protein RadC translates to MKKTSLIEQSQPRERLEQLGEQSLSTQELIAILLRTGTVTQSVFQVSKKLLEKSDGLYNLKNMSIEELQEVDGIGRVKAIELKAMIELGKRISQATQIKLGTIVSSESAAQFLANEMGHLQQEHFAVLFLNTKNHIIQKKILFIGSATRCIAEPREVFRHALKLGATKIIVAHNHPSGNPQPSHEDIAFTQRLIESGEMIGVTVLDHIIIGDGNYISFKQEHYI, encoded by the coding sequence ATGAAAAAAACGAGTTTGATTGAACAATCTCAACCGCGCGAACGGTTAGAGCAATTAGGAGAGCAATCGCTATCAACCCAAGAGTTGATAGCGATTTTATTACGTACAGGCACTGTAACGCAAAGTGTTTTTCAAGTGTCGAAAAAGTTACTAGAAAAAAGTGACGGTTTGTACAATTTGAAAAATATGTCAATTGAGGAGTTGCAAGAAGTTGATGGTATCGGTCGTGTTAAAGCAATTGAGTTAAAGGCGATGATTGAATTGGGAAAACGCATTAGTCAAGCAACGCAAATAAAGCTAGGTACCATCGTTTCAAGTGAGAGTGCTGCACAGTTTTTAGCGAATGAAATGGGGCATTTACAACAAGAACATTTTGCCGTTTTATTTTTAAACACGAAAAATCACATTATTCAAAAGAAAATATTGTTTATTGGGAGTGCAACGCGTTGTATTGCTGAACCAAGAGAAGTGTTTCGGCATGCTTTAAAATTAGGGGCGACTAAAATTATTGTGGCGCATAATCATCCAAGTGGCAATCCGCAACCGAGTCATGAAGATATTGCGTTTACGCAACGGTTAATTGAAAGTGGTGAGATGATTGGCGTCACTGTTTTAGACCATATCATTATTGGTGATGGAAATTATATTAGTTTCAAGCAAGAGCATTATATTTGA
- a CDS encoding BMP family protein, protein MTKNKLGLATLGLASTLLLAACGGSSSTSTPSSKAGGSAAKDKFSVVFVTDSGGVDDKSFNQSAWEGFQAWGKETKREKGVNGYDYIQSTGEKDYATNFSKAIKAKYDLIYAVGFQLNKSVNEFAEKNPDQKFVAVDATINENFKNGASLLFAEQEAAYLAGIAAARTTQTNHIGYIGGIRNATLIHFESGFIAGAKSVNKDIVIENKYVESFQDAPKGKTIADTMYAQGVDVIYAAAGTSGLGVFSSAKEKMEVDDSKKLWVIGVDMDQHEDGNYKTKSGETKSVTLTSTLKLVGQTMKQFALETEKNGFKTGVFTYRLKDGGVDLTTGQLSEDIKKEVQAAKAKIISGEITPPATDDQLKAFLEKN, encoded by the coding sequence ATGACAAAAAATAAATTAGGTCTTGCAACTTTAGGTTTAGCTTCAACGTTATTATTAGCCGCGTGTGGAGGAAGTTCATCAACTTCAACTCCTTCATCAAAAGCAGGAGGTTCCGCAGCTAAAGATAAATTCTCAGTTGTTTTTGTTACTGACTCTGGTGGTGTAGATGACAAATCATTTAACCAAAGTGCTTGGGAAGGATTTCAAGCGTGGGGTAAAGAAACAAAACGTGAAAAAGGTGTGAATGGATACGACTATATCCAATCAACTGGTGAAAAAGACTACGCAACGAACTTTAGTAAAGCCATTAAAGCAAAATATGATTTAATTTATGCTGTAGGTTTCCAATTAAATAAATCAGTAAATGAATTTGCTGAAAAAAATCCAGATCAAAAATTTGTTGCCGTAGATGCAACAATTAATGAAAACTTTAAAAATGGAGCATCATTATTGTTCGCTGAACAAGAAGCAGCTTATTTAGCTGGTATTGCCGCAGCAAGAACAACTCAAACAAACCACATCGGTTACATTGGTGGTATCCGTAACGCAACATTAATTCACTTTGAATCAGGATTTATTGCAGGTGCAAAATCTGTTAATAAAGATATCGTGATTGAAAATAAATATGTAGAAAGCTTCCAAGATGCACCAAAAGGAAAAACAATTGCTGATACAATGTATGCGCAAGGTGTTGACGTTATTTATGCTGCTGCAGGTACATCAGGGTTAGGTGTATTCAGTTCTGCTAAAGAAAAAATGGAAGTAGATGACTCTAAAAAACTATGGGTTATCGGTGTTGATATGGACCAACACGAAGACGGTAACTACAAAACAAAATCTGGCGAAACAAAATCTGTTACATTAACATCAACTTTAAAATTAGTTGGTCAAACAATGAAACAATTTGCGTTAGAAACAGAAAAAAATGGGTTTAAAACAGGTGTCTTCACATATCGTCTAAAAGATGGCGGTGTTGATTTAACTACAGGACAATTAAGCGAAGACATTAAAAAAGAAGTTCAAGCTGCAAAAGCAAAAATCATTTCTGGTGAAATTACACCACCAGCTACTGATGATCAATTAAAAGCATTTTTAGAAAAAAACTAG
- a CDS encoding ABC transporter ATP-binding protein, whose product MTHEKYVIEMRNITKKFGDFTANNNINLQVKQGEIHALLGENGAGKSTLMNMLCGLLQPTSGDILINGEVVHISSPNRAAKLKIGMVHQHFMLVKKFSVTENIILGSEPNVVGLVNRRKARKEILELSEKYHLKVNPDALVSDISVGTEQRVEILKTLYRGADILIFDEPTAVLTPQEIDEFIKIVKSLAAEGKSVIIITHKLDEIKAMADRCTVIRRGEVIETVDVDNVSSQELADMMVGRSVSFKTEKVDAQPKEVILKVENLQVNESRGLPIVKGLNLTVRAGEVLGVAGVDGNGQSEFIQAITGLTKAESGTVTLNGKDVTNKAPRYITQAGLGHIPEDRHKHGLVLGMSVEENIVLQTYYQQPFSKFGNLKHNTISSYAMHLINEFDVRTPHEKVAAASLSGGNQQKAIIAREIDRNPDLLIAAQPTRGLDVGAIEFIHKRLIQQRTNGKGVLLMSFELDEIFNVSDRIAVMYDGRIVAVVDPKTTTQRQLGLLMAGVSPQEAQVSVIDDEGNIVADYSAHAQDEQDNTDTISENTESVETTQQNDMVEADSFVEDVIENQISHHEHETVIFNEDKGGE is encoded by the coding sequence ATGACACATGAAAAGTATGTTATTGAAATGCGTAATATCACGAAAAAATTTGGTGATTTTACAGCTAATAACAATATTAATTTACAAGTAAAGCAAGGCGAAATTCATGCATTACTTGGTGAAAATGGAGCGGGAAAATCAACGTTAATGAATATGCTGTGCGGGTTATTGCAGCCAACAAGCGGGGATATTTTAATTAATGGTGAAGTTGTGCACATTTCTTCGCCGAATAGGGCGGCTAAATTAAAAATTGGAATGGTGCATCAACATTTTATGCTCGTCAAAAAATTTAGTGTCACTGAAAATATTATTTTAGGTAGCGAGCCTAATGTTGTCGGTTTAGTGAATCGCAGAAAGGCGCGCAAAGAAATTTTAGAGCTATCTGAAAAATATCATTTAAAAGTAAATCCTGACGCTTTAGTGAGTGATATTTCTGTTGGAACGGAGCAAAGGGTAGAGATTTTAAAAACATTATATCGTGGTGCAGACATTTTAATTTTTGATGAACCGACTGCGGTATTAACGCCACAAGAAATTGATGAGTTTATCAAAATTGTGAAATCTCTTGCTGCAGAAGGCAAATCCGTTATTATCATTACGCATAAATTAGATGAAATCAAAGCAATGGCAGATCGTTGTACCGTTATTCGTCGCGGTGAAGTGATTGAAACGGTTGATGTTGACAATGTATCGTCACAGGAATTAGCCGATATGATGGTAGGACGCTCAGTGTCGTTTAAAACAGAAAAAGTTGATGCTCAGCCTAAAGAGGTCATTTTAAAAGTGGAAAACTTACAAGTGAATGAATCACGTGGTTTACCTATTGTTAAAGGACTTAATTTAACGGTACGAGCTGGTGAAGTGCTTGGTGTGGCAGGTGTTGATGGTAATGGACAATCTGAATTTATTCAAGCCATTACCGGATTGACTAAAGCAGAAAGTGGTACGGTAACATTAAATGGAAAAGATGTTACGAATAAAGCACCACGTTACATTACACAAGCTGGTTTAGGTCACATTCCTGAAGATAGACATAAACATGGGTTAGTGCTTGGTATGAGTGTTGAAGAAAATATCGTGTTACAAACGTATTATCAACAACCGTTTAGTAAATTTGGTAATTTAAAACACAACACCATTTCATCATACGCAATGCATTTAATTAATGAATTTGATGTGCGTACACCGCATGAAAAAGTAGCAGCCGCTTCTTTATCTGGTGGAAATCAGCAAAAAGCGATTATTGCACGTGAAATTGACCGTAATCCCGATTTGCTCATTGCAGCGCAACCAACGCGTGGGTTAGATGTTGGAGCAATTGAGTTTATTCACAAACGTTTAATTCAACAACGTACAAATGGTAAAGGTGTGTTGTTAATGAGTTTTGAATTAGATGAAATTTTTAATGTTTCAGATCGTATTGCGGTTATGTATGACGGTCGAATTGTTGCAGTTGTTGACCCTAAAACAACCACACAACGTCAACTTGGTTTGTTGATGGCTGGTGTATCACCACAAGAAGCACAAGTTAGTGTAATTGATGATGAAGGGAATATTGTTGCGGATTATTCTGCGCATGCACAAGATGAACAGGACAATACTGACACAATTTCTGAAAATACAGAATCTGTTGAAACAACACAACAAAATGACATGGTTGAAGCAGATAGTTTTGTAGAAGATGTGATTGAAAATCAAATATCGCATCACGAACATGAAACAGTGATTTTTAATGAAGATAAAGGAGGCGAATAA
- a CDS encoding ABC transporter permease gives MHQKKFKNILVPILSVTLALIFGAMVIALIGKDPIEAYSYLFSGALGSPFGIGQTIRSMAPLILTALGFTVANKAGFFNIGLPGQALAGWLISVWVAQSFPDLPQIILLPLCITLGALAGAVWSGIAGVLRAYFHSSEVITTIMLNYIIVYITDFLVRNVLTSPPGDVTDSIPKAASLRLDFLTEMTENSTVHAGIIISLIAAFGIYFMFKKTTFGFEIRAIGLNKHAAQYAGMNTKRTIVYAMLLSGALAGLAGVMEGLGQFESIFLMKGSAPSIGWDGIAVSLLALGHPIGIIFSSLLFGIFESGRAEMSLMTNVPFELINVITAVIIFFVGANYLIRIFLDKFSKKEEV, from the coding sequence ATGCATCAAAAGAAATTTAAAAATATATTAGTGCCGATTTTATCTGTTACGTTAGCCTTAATTTTTGGTGCGATGGTTATTGCACTTATCGGAAAAGATCCGATTGAAGCGTATAGTTATTTATTTTCAGGTGCGTTAGGTTCACCATTCGGTATTGGACAAACGATTCGTTCAATGGCACCGCTTATTTTAACGGCGCTAGGTTTTACCGTTGCCAATAAAGCAGGTTTCTTTAACATTGGTTTGCCGGGTCAAGCGCTAGCAGGGTGGTTGATTTCGGTTTGGGTGGCACAATCGTTTCCTGATTTACCACAAATCATCTTATTGCCGTTATGTATTACATTGGGTGCATTAGCCGGTGCAGTATGGTCTGGTATTGCTGGTGTGTTACGTGCGTATTTTCATTCAAGTGAAGTCATTACAACGATTATGTTAAACTACATTATTGTGTATATTACCGACTTTTTAGTTAGAAATGTTTTAACGAGTCCTCCGGGAGATGTGACAGATAGTATTCCAAAAGCGGCAAGTTTACGTTTAGACTTTTTAACTGAAATGACAGAAAATTCTACGGTTCATGCTGGTATTATCATTTCGTTAATTGCGGCATTTGGTATTTATTTCATGTTTAAAAAGACAACATTTGGTTTTGAAATTCGTGCGATTGGTTTGAATAAACATGCTGCACAATATGCGGGTATGAATACAAAACGTACCATTGTTTACGCCATGTTATTAAGTGGAGCGTTAGCCGGTTTAGCTGGAGTTATGGAAGGTTTGGGACAATTTGAATCCATCTTCTTAATGAAAGGTTCTGCACCAAGTATTGGTTGGGATGGCATTGCTGTTTCCTTACTTGCACTAGGTCATCCAATTGGTATTATTTTCTCATCACTATTGTTTGGTATTTTTGAATCGGGTAGAGCGGAAATGTCATTAATGACGAATGTCCCATTTGAATTAATTAATGTGATTACAGCAGTTATTATTTTCTTTGTTGGTGCCAACTACTTAATTCGTATCTTTTTAGATAAATTTAGCAAAAAGGAAGAGGTGTAA
- a CDS encoding ABC transporter permease — MDVTAILALLVSSTLLYSTPLIFAALGGLFSERSGIVNVGLEGIMVVGSFSSIVFNLSMAETFGAITPWLSLIVGGICGVLFSLIHAIATITLRSEHVISGTVLNLIAPSMCLVLTKILYEDKGQTDVILETFKLTEIPVLSSIPFVGKIFFTNVYLVPYLAVLTTIIVFFVLNKTRFGLRLRSVGEHPQAADTLGIHVSAYRYAGVLLSGFLAGIGGAVVAQCITRNFSVSTIAGQGFMALAALVFGKWKPINVMLSALFFGLAQCLSIVGTTIPFIKDVPPILLTIAPFVVTIIVLVIFIGKSEGPAAAGKNYIKSK, encoded by the coding sequence ATGGATGTTACAGCAATTTTGGCGTTACTCGTTTCATCAACGTTACTGTATTCAACGCCTTTAATTTTTGCCGCATTAGGTGGATTATTCTCAGAACGAAGTGGTATTGTCAACGTTGGTCTAGAAGGGATTATGGTTGTTGGGTCGTTTTCATCAATCGTTTTTAACTTGAGTATGGCTGAAACGTTTGGTGCCATCACACCATGGCTATCATTAATCGTTGGTGGAATTTGTGGTGTACTATTTTCATTAATTCACGCGATTGCTACCATTACGTTACGTTCAGAACACGTTATTTCAGGGACGGTATTAAACTTAATCGCTCCGTCAATGTGTTTAGTATTAACAAAAATACTTTATGAAGATAAGGGGCAAACGGACGTTATTTTAGAAACGTTTAAATTAACAGAAATTCCAGTGTTGAGTAGTATTCCTTTTGTTGGAAAAATATTTTTTACAAATGTGTATTTAGTACCTTATTTGGCGGTGCTAACAACAATCATTGTGTTTTTTGTATTAAATAAAACACGTTTTGGTTTACGTTTACGTTCTGTTGGTGAGCACCCACAAGCTGCAGATACTTTAGGTATTCATGTGTCAGCTTATCGTTACGCAGGTGTTTTATTATCTGGATTTTTAGCCGGTATCGGTGGTGCTGTTGTAGCACAATGCATTACACGTAACTTTTCAGTTAGTACCATTGCCGGACAAGGTTTCATGGCTTTAGCTGCATTAGTTTTTGGAAAATGGAAACCAATTAACGTAATGTTATCTGCCTTATTCTTTGGATTGGCACAATGTTTAAGTATTGTCGGAACAACGATTCCATTCATTAAAGATGTCCCACCAATTTTATTAACGATTGCACCGTTTGTCGTGACAATCATTGTATTGGTCATCTTTATTGGAAAATCAGAAGGCCCAGCAGCAGCGGGTAAAAATTATATTAAATCTAAATAA
- a CDS encoding class I SAM-dependent methyltransferase, producing MTHLLNALHANHQLLKQHIQPGNTVIDATMGNGHDTLFLAQLVGQSGVVHAFDIQESAIIATQSKLESANAHLQCQLHHIGHECIDNILSPNEMIHAATFNLGYLPRADKNITTLPHTTLKALVSVLNRLVQHGIVTLVVYDGHDNGKVEKETLINFLTILNQQQFTVMTYAALNQQNNPPMLIMIQKRDANMPPIAYATH from the coding sequence ATGACACATTTATTAAACGCATTACATGCCAATCACCAATTACTCAAACAACATATACAACCCGGAAATACGGTCATCGACGCCACAATGGGCAACGGTCACGACACGCTATTTTTAGCACAACTCGTTGGTCAATCAGGTGTTGTTCACGCATTTGACATTCAAGAGTCGGCTATTATAGCGACACAAAGCAAATTAGAAAGCGCCAACGCTCACTTACAATGCCAACTGCATCACATTGGACACGAATGTATCGATAACATACTTTCACCAAATGAAATGATCCACGCAGCAACATTTAATTTAGGCTATTTACCACGTGCTGACAAAAACATTACAACACTACCACACACCACCCTCAAAGCTTTAGTCAGCGTCTTAAATCGACTTGTGCAACATGGCATTGTGACGCTAGTGGTATACGACGGGCATGATAACGGCAAAGTCGAAAAAGAAACACTGATAAATTTTTTAACGATATTAAATCAACAACAGTTTACCGTTATGACTTATGCAGCGTTAAATCAACAGAATAACCCACCGATGCTCATTATGATTCAAAAAAGAGACGCAAACATGCCACCTATCGCTTACGCAACACACTAA
- a CDS encoding LysM peptidoglycan-binding domain-containing protein encodes MFKRRKTQREYDRKMKNKMMATGGVMSASFAAMQIVSTVSPTVVHAQTKQDEFIDSIAPFAQQLAHENDLYASVMIAQAILESGWGESALSARPNHNLFGVKGAFNGQSTTMNTAENTPDGTVYYIDAAFRKYPSYKESLQDYISVLKGTQFYRGAWKSNTSSYQDATAYLTGRYATAVNYNTVLNNIIAQYNLTRFDTPHTVTTPTPNSTQTTQISTPSTASKTYTVKSGDSVWGISMAHGISMDDLRAWNNIQNNLIHPGQVLKVSNGTTPQLVVTQPTTVVTPAPVVEDVAFRSATPAQVAKTYTVKSGDSVWGISMEHGISMDDLRAWNNIHNNLIHPGQVLKVSNGTTPTVAQATTPTPVVETPATRSVTPNQVAKTYTVQSGDSVWGISMEYGISMDDLRVWNNIKNNLIHPGQVLKVSNGTTTTVSSTTPSTVTTENTYTVKSGDSVWGISMAHGISMDDLRTLNNIQNNLIHPGQVLKIK; translated from the coding sequence ATGTTTAAAAGAAGAAAAACACAAAGAGAATATGACAGAAAAATGAAAAATAAAATGATGGCAACAGGGGGTGTCATGAGTGCGTCATTTGCAGCGATGCAAATTGTTTCAACGGTATCACCAACTGTTGTGCATGCGCAAACAAAACAAGATGAGTTTATTGATAGTATTGCACCGTTTGCGCAACAATTGGCGCACGAAAATGATTTGTATGCTTCGGTGATGATTGCGCAAGCGATTTTAGAATCCGGTTGGGGAGAAAGTGCTTTAAGTGCAAGACCAAATCATAATTTATTTGGTGTTAAAGGGGCATTTAACGGGCAATCAACAACGATGAATACGGCAGAAAATACGCCAGACGGAACGGTATACTATATTGATGCAGCATTTAGAAAATACCCGTCGTATAAAGAGTCGTTGCAAGATTATATTAGTGTTTTAAAAGGAACACAATTTTACCGTGGCGCATGGAAAAGTAATACATCAAGCTATCAAGACGCTACTGCCTATTTAACAGGGCGATATGCAACTGCTGTAAATTACAATACCGTGTTAAACAATATTATTGCACAATACAATTTAACGCGTTTTGATACACCGCATACCGTCACAACACCAACACCAAATAGTACGCAAACAACTCAAATAAGTACACCATCAACGGCATCTAAAACGTATACAGTTAAGAGTGGTGATTCTGTATGGGGCATTTCAATGGCACATGGCATTTCAATGGATGATTTAAGAGCGTGGAATAACATTCAAAATAATTTAATCCATCCGGGACAAGTGTTAAAAGTGTCTAACGGGACAACACCACAACTAGTAGTTACACAACCGACAACAGTCGTAACGCCTGCTCCAGTAGTAGAAGATGTGGCTTTCCGTTCTGCAACACCAGCACAAGTAGCCAAAACGTATACAGTTAAGAGTGGTGATTCTGTATGGGGCATTTCAATGGAACATGGCATCTCAATGGACGATTTAAGAGCGTGGAATAACATTCATAATAATTTAATCCATCCCGGACAAGTGTTAAAAGTGTCTAATGGTACAACACCTACAGTCGCACAAGCGACAACGCCTACTCCAGTAGTAGAAACGCCTGCTACGCGTTCTGTAACACCAAATCAAGTAGCCAAAACGTATACCGTTCAAAGTGGCGATTCTGTATGGGGTATCTCAATGGAATACGGCATTTCAATGGATGATTTAAGAGTGTGGAATAATATCAAAAATAATTTAATCCATCCCGGACAAGTGTTAAAAGTGTCTAACGGTACAACGACAACGGTATCGTCTACAACACCATCTACTGTAACGACTGAAAATACATATACGGTGAAAAGTGGTGATTCCGTATGGGGTATCTCGATGGCACACGGTATTTCAATGGATGATTTAAGAACATTAAACAATATTCAAAATAATTTGATCCATCCTGGACAAGTGCTAAAAATTAAATAA
- the pepF gene encoding oligoendopeptidase F has translation MSKALPKRQDVPKHMQWDTSLLYSSDDTFKAALKHFEENVHHFVSTYKNHLTSSTILVEAIKAYEAIISDYSKLMHYAFLNLDVDKMNVELGTLANLAFSKFDTLLPETSFFETQLSQISEAILLEVTAQHPEYTAYIDEVLRHKKHQLSDVEEALLSKLSPVFSHPNKIYEGIKFEDMTFQSFEANGETYPNSYVLFENDYELSHDTALRHNANDSFYNTLRAYKNATAAAYISHIKNERLQAKLRGFDSTIDYLLFKQNVSRDLFNRQIDVIMSDLAPHMRRYVKLVAKAHGLEKITHKDLKVSLPSSYNVRITPEESKQLLIDCLAVLGDDYRKIIERSYDERWIDFAQNEGKSTGGYCATIHNGPSYILLSWTGLMNEVLVLAHELGHAGHFQLASKQSILNYDPSLYFIEAPSTANEVLTCNTLLKQNDDPQFQAYLISELISRTYFHNMVTHLLEAAFQREVYTRLDNDEFLNGDILCEIKLNVIKQFWGDDFEIGEDAGLIWMRQPHYYMGLYPYTYSAGLTIGTAVAKQLEENPSAIADKWLETLSLGASLSAQDLAMHAGVDVSTDQPLKDTIAYVGSLVDKLESIQNS, from the coding sequence ATGTCAAAAGCATTACCAAAACGTCAAGATGTTCCAAAGCACATGCAATGGGATACATCTCTACTCTATTCAAGTGACGATACGTTTAAAGCCGCTTTAAAACACTTTGAAGAAAACGTGCATCACTTTGTTTCTACATACAAAAATCATTTAACATCATCAACAATACTTGTTGAAGCTATAAAAGCGTACGAAGCCATTATCAGTGATTATTCTAAGTTAATGCATTACGCCTTTTTAAACTTGGACGTGGATAAAATGAATGTTGAATTAGGGACATTAGCCAATTTAGCGTTTTCAAAATTTGACACGCTATTACCCGAAACATCTTTTTTTGAAACACAATTATCGCAAATCTCTGAAGCGATTTTATTAGAAGTGACTGCACAGCACCCTGAATACACAGCTTACATTGATGAAGTGTTACGTCATAAAAAACATCAACTTTCTGATGTTGAAGAAGCCTTATTATCAAAACTGTCACCTGTGTTTAGTCATCCAAATAAAATTTATGAAGGCATTAAATTTGAAGACATGACTTTCCAATCGTTTGAAGCAAATGGCGAAACGTACCCTAACAGTTATGTTCTTTTTGAAAACGACTATGAATTAAGTCATGACACAGCATTACGCCACAACGCAAATGATTCGTTTTACAATACGCTACGCGCTTATAAAAACGCAACGGCGGCGGCATACATTTCACACATTAAAAACGAACGATTACAAGCCAAATTACGCGGATTCGATTCAACGATTGATTATTTATTGTTTAAACAAAACGTCTCACGCGATTTATTCAATCGCCAAATTGATGTCATCATGTCCGATTTAGCACCACATATGCGTCGCTACGTGAAATTAGTCGCTAAAGCGCATGGTTTAGAAAAAATCACACATAAAGATTTAAAAGTTAGCTTACCATCATCTTATAACGTTCGTATTACACCAGAAGAATCTAAACAATTATTAATTGACTGTTTAGCCGTCTTGGGCGATGATTATCGCAAAATCATTGAACGCAGTTACGATGAACGCTGGATTGATTTTGCTCAAAACGAAGGCAAATCAACTGGTGGGTACTGTGCCACTATTCATAATGGACCGTCTTACATTTTATTATCATGGACAGGTTTAATGAATGAAGTGCTTGTTTTAGCACACGAATTAGGACATGCAGGACATTTCCAATTGGCATCAAAACAAAGCATTTTAAACTATGACCCATCACTTTACTTCATTGAAGCACCATCAACAGCTAACGAAGTGTTAACATGTAATACACTGTTAAAACAAAATGATGACCCACAATTCCAAGCGTATTTAATTAGTGAATTAATTAGCCGTACGTATTTTCATAATATGGTCACACATTTATTAGAAGCTGCCTTCCAACGTGAAGTGTATACTCGTTTAGACAACGACGAATTTTTAAACGGCGATATTTTATGCGAAATTAAATTAAATGTGATCAAACAATTTTGGGGAGATGACTTTGAAATCGGTGAAGATGCCGGTTTAATTTGGATGCGTCAACCGCATTATTACATGGGATTATACCCTTACACTTACTCTGCTGGTCTAACAATTGGTACAGCTGTGGCAAAACAATTAGAAGAAAACCCTAGCGCCATTGCGGATAAATGGTTAGAAACACTATCACTTGGAGCAAGTTTATCTGCACAAGATTTAGCAATGCATGCTGGCGTGGATGTTTCAACAGATCAGCCACTTAAAGACACTATTGCCTACGTTGGTTCATTAGTTGATAAATTAGAATCAATTCAAAACTCATAA
- a CDS encoding 30S ribosomal protein S20, translated as MPNIESAIKRVRTANKANVQNNAQKSAMRTAVKRFETAVAEGAENAADLLKVALKAIDEAATKGLIHKNKASRDKSRLSKKLAK; from the coding sequence ATGCCAAACATTGAATCAGCAATTAAACGTGTACGTACAGCAAATAAAGCAAACGTTCAAAACAACGCTCAAAAAAGCGCAATGCGTACAGCCGTAAAACGTTTTGAAACTGCAGTAGCTGAAGGTGCTGAAAACGCAGCAGACTTATTGAAAGTTGCTTTAAAAGCAATTGATGAAGCTGCTACAAAAGGTTTAATCCACAAAAACAAAGCTAGCCGTGACAAATCACGTTTATCAAAAAAATTAGCAAAATAA
- a CDS encoding bifunctional 5,10-methylenetetrahydrofolate dehydrogenase/5,10-methenyltetrahydrofolate cyclohydrolase — protein sequence MVAITLNGQALALEIQDKLKDDVREFQKRYQCAPNLSVIVVGNNPASQVYVRNKSIVAEKIGFVSETITLPENITQDELLKVIEERNTNRSVHGILVQLPLPNHIDEQIILTAIDVHKDVDGFHSTNVGNFILGNESTVACTPLGIMHLLRHYDISLSGKLAVVIGRSNIVGKPMAMLLQQEHATVIMAHSKTQNLKELTKQADIIVVAIGQGHFIDETYIKEGAVVIDVGMNRDANGQLIGDVHPNVMQKASFMTPVPGGVGPMTITSLMQQTLQQAIKQEKSYE from the coding sequence ATGGTTGCAATAACATTGAATGGACAGGCATTGGCCTTAGAAATACAAGATAAATTAAAGGATGATGTTCGTGAATTTCAAAAACGATATCAGTGCGCACCAAATTTAAGTGTCATCGTAGTTGGTAATAATCCAGCTAGTCAAGTCTATGTGCGTAATAAATCAATTGTTGCCGAAAAAATTGGCTTTGTATCTGAAACGATAACTTTGCCGGAAAACATTACACAAGATGAATTATTAAAAGTCATTGAAGAGCGCAATACGAATCGTAGCGTTCATGGAATATTAGTTCAATTGCCGTTACCCAATCATATTGATGAACAAATTATTTTAACGGCTATTGATGTGCATAAAGACGTTGATGGATTCCATTCAACCAATGTCGGTAATTTTATATTGGGAAATGAAAGTACCGTTGCGTGTACACCGTTAGGCATTATGCATCTGCTGAGGCATTATGACATTTCGCTTTCTGGCAAGCTAGCAGTTGTGATTGGTAGAAGTAACATTGTGGGTAAACCGATGGCGATGTTGTTACAACAAGAACACGCCACTGTCATTATGGCGCACTCTAAAACACAAAACTTAAAAGAGTTGACGAAACAAGCCGATATTATTGTTGTGGCGATTGGACAGGGGCATTTTATTGATGAGACTTATATTAAAGAAGGCGCTGTTGTCATTGATGTTGGAATGAATCGTGATGCCAACGGTCAGTTAATTGGCGATGTTCATCCGAATGTGATGCAAAAAGCGTCGTTTATGACGCCGGTTCCGGGTGGTGTTGGGCCGATGACCATTACATCTCTAATGCAACAAACATTGCAGCAAGCGATAAAACAGGAAAAATCTTATGAATGA